A segment of the Lycium barbarum isolate Lr01 chromosome 7, ASM1917538v2, whole genome shotgun sequence genome:
ATACAAGTCTTTTTTAGACCAAACAGAATACCAGGGATCTTTTATATTTCTTACTCTCATCAAAAGTCATTGCTTCATGCTTAGAGCAATAAAATGATGGGAAGCGAATGTTTTCAAGTGTGCGCTTCAAACAATGATATGCAAAGTCATCCAAAGTAAAAGTGGCAGTTCTTTGAATCTCGACTTTGAGGAGTTGGAatagtttttttttctctcttgttTAGGATCAAGATATTCATCTAGGGTCAACCATTTGGACCAACCGTAACCTTTGAAACTTGGTGATAATGGCCCCGCATTCTCCACTTAAATAACAGGCTTAATTTGCATGGCACAGGGCTCGAACCTGTGACTTAAGTTACAAGTCCCCAAACCTTTGCCACTTGAACCAAGTCCCAGAGGCGTGACGAGTTGGATTAGAATTAGCATTATTGTATATTGAAtatgttaggtgtggaattggccaaacaagtcaattcttttgttcacatagtcgtgatgtaagcgcttacctcataatagtcgtgatgtaagcgcttacctcatcataggaaattcattcctataaataggtagcttatggttcatttgtaagatatcattaagatcatttgctatacacatcccaagagagaaaaaatctaagagaaatactcttagtgaaaggcctaagtaagagaaggtctttgagagaatttttgtggtaaaattcttgagtgtaattgggattggggttgtgaggttgagtgttgtaaacacttgtaatatttcttctttaataagatctgcagcagcaacgtggacgtagctctcacattgagggtgaaccactataaatctgtgtgtgtgctatttattcttcgcttacatcacggagtaagtaggttctgtctaaggaggttggtatttaagtggtccaactgtgaccctccaatctttcctgggaacctgcttacaaaggtcggatttgggatttaaatcctaacaactggtatcagagcaacaggttgtgttgtgatttagaaacgatgggaggcgaagatggtacgacgcacggcatcggtaaattcgatggtacagactttgcgttctggagaatgcaaattgaagattatttatatggcagaaagcttcatgaacctctgagtccgaaaccagaggagatgaagcaagcaaattggaatctcctcgacagacaagttctgggagtcattcggctgacgctgtcaaagaacgttgctcacaatgtggcaaaggagaagaccactgcagatatgatgaaggtattgtctgacatgtatgagaaaccttcggcaaataataaggtatttctcatgaagaaactatttcatctaaagatgatggaaaatgctcatgttgctgcacacgtaaatgaattcaataccattgtaaatcaattgtcattggtaaaaattgacttcgatgatgaagtgcaagctctaattttgttggcatccctaccaaatagctgggagccaatgagagcagcggttagtaattctatcggcagtgacaaactaaagttcaacgatgttagggatcgtatccttgctgaggaagtgcgcaggacagattctggagaggcatcgacgagttctgcttttaatgttgaaaacagaagcagaaattatgacagaaactacaaccgaaataggggcagatcgaagacaaggaatggcaggggtcaatccagaccaggacgaacatttgagtgttggaactgtggaaaaccaggtcacttcaagaagaactgcagggcgccaaagaaggaggacaacaagggggctggaatcaacgctgctacggaagacattggcgatgcgttgttgctatcggttgacagcccgatagactcttgggtgcttgactcaggagcgtcctttcataccaccccacatcatgatataatgacaaactacgtggctgggaatctcggcaaagtttatttagccgatggagagccgctagacgttgttggcacgggagacattaatttgaagatgtcaaatggatcctcgtggaagattacaaaagttagacatgttccaaagctgatgcgaaacctgatttcagtaggtcagcttgatgatgagggatatgatctcaactttggtaatgggtcttggaaggtggcgaaaggtgctatggtagttggccgaggaaagaagattggcactctctacatgacggatagctgtcgtgatattgttgttgtggttgacaacacaaagaagacagatttgtggcattgtcggcttgggcatatcagccagaaggggatgaagctgttggtgacaaatggcttaattccggagctgaagacggtggaccttcatacgtgtgagagctgcattctcggaaaacaaaagcgagtaagcttctcaagtgcaggcagagagttgaaggtcgaaaagctggaattggtgcacacagacgtgtggggacctaccactgtaccctcccttggaggatcacactactacgtgaccttcattgatgattcaaccaggaaggtatgggtttattttatgaaaaataaatctgatgtgtttagtgtattcaaaagatggaaagccatggtcgagaatgaaacaaacctcaagttgaactgtttgaggtccgacaacggcggagaatacactgatggtgatttcaaacggtactgtgccgataatgggatcaagatgatgaagactattcctggaacgccgcaacagaatggagtagccgaaagaatgaaccgaacgttgaacgagcgtgctcggagtatgagaatacactctggactgcccaagacattctgggcagatgcagtcaataccgcggccttcttaattaaccgaggaccgtcagttcccttggatttcagaattccagaagaagtctggagtggcaagaaggtaaatctttcatttctgaaagtgttcggttgcttatcatatgttcataatgatgatacggctagaagcaagcttgatccaaaatcaaagaagtgttactttattggctatggtgacaccgagcttgggtaccgattttgggatgaacaaaatcggaagatcatccaaagcaggaatgttgtcttcaacgaagaggtactgtacaaagacaagctgcaaaagaattcagaatgtcagaaCAAGGAATcagaaatagtcgatttgagggactttccgacacctgagccgcagccaggtacaaccgaggcagaggaacaaacaatccgagaaggtgctgatgaaagtgttgattctgaaacaaatgaacagatgccaatcacagaactgcgtagatcatctaggatcaggaagccgcttcacaggtactctccatccctcaactacattctactcactgatagaggggagccggaatgttatgaagaagcaatgcaagtcgatgaatcgactaagtgggagctggcaatgaaggatgagatAGATTCattatcggcaaatcatacatgggaattatccgagttgccaaaggataagaaggcattgcaaaacaaatgggtttatcggataaaggaagaacccaatggaagcaagcgttataaagcaaggctggttgcaaagggatttcaacagaaagaaggcatcgactatacagagatcttctctcccgtagtcaagatggtgactatcagaactgttcttggactggtagcaaaggaaaatctacatctgcaacagatggacgtgaaaactgcatttcttcacggtgatctagacgaggaaatctacatacgacagccggagggattcaaaatcaaaggaaagaagaatctggtgtgcaaacttcaaaagagtctgtacggactaaaacaggctccaagacagtggtatttaaagtttgacagctttattaagaaagctgatttttcaaggtgcgaggcagatcactgctgttacttcaaaaaatttgaagactcgtacatgatactgctactctatgtcgacgacatgctaatcgtaggagcaaacctacaggagattgatcggttgaaaaaagggttatcggaagagtttgcaatgaaggatttgggagctgcaaagcaaatccttgggatgagaatcgaccgaagcaaggagggcatcaaactctcacaagaagaatatgtgaggaaagttatcaaaaggtttaacatgcatgatgccaagccagtcagcactcccttggctggacactttcggttgtcaaaggatcagtcgccgacaaccgaggatgagaagaagcagatggacaagataccttatgcatctgcaatcggtagtcttatgtatgcaatgatatgtacaaggccagacattgcacatgcagtgggagttgtcagccgatttatgagcaatccgggaaagcaacactgggaggctgtgaagtggatattcagatatctgaaaggcagctcgagttcagctctgtatttccgaaaatcaaaaacaggattgcaagggtatgttgatgctgacaacggtggtgatattgatagcagaaagagcacatccgggtatgtttacaccttcggaggtactgcaatctcttgggttttcaagttgcaaaagatagtagctctctctagttgtgaggctgagtacgttgctgtgacggaggccacaaaggaaatgatatggctacaatcttttctgcgggaattggatcaggaccacgagggaagtgtgctatattgtgatagccaaagcgccattcatttggcaaagaacccggtttaccatgctcgaacgaagcacatacaactccggtaccatttcattagatcagctttggaagatggagcgctggtgcttgagaagatcgcagggagtcagaatccagcagacatgctgacaaaggcagtgacgatagacaaactgaagctatgctcaacttcagttggcctgcacgaagtatgaaagtaggaaagagctgctgcatcgatcaaagtgtgaagacaaattaaaattagtcttcaagtgggagatttgttaggtgtggaattggccaaacaagtcaattcttttgttcacatagtcgtgatgtaagcgcttacctcataatagtcgtgatgtaagcgcttacctcatcataggaaattcattcctataaataggtagcttatggttcatttgtaagatatcattaagatcatttgctatacacatcccaagagagaaaaaatctaagagaaatactcttagtgaaaggcctaagtaagagaaggtctttgagagaatttttgtggtaaaattcttgagtgtaattgggattggggttgtgaggttgagtgttgtaaacacttgtaatattttttctttaataagatctgcagcagcaacgtggacgtagctctcacattgagagtgaaccactataaatctgtgtgtgtgctatttattcttcgcttacatcacggagtaagtaggttctgtctaaggaggttggtatttaagtggtccaactgtgaccctccaatctttcctgggaacctgcttacaaaggtcggatttgggatttaaatcctaacagaATATTGAAATTAAGTTATTTTAATTGCAAATTGATTGCTATAGTACTAAATTCACTTATGCTTGACATTTTTAAAATTAGTTACTATTATGCTTCACTTCTCACTTTTTCCTTCAAAGTTTCGTgaatttttctttctatttttgtcGCTTTATGATTTTAAAAGCACTGATTTTTTCCCTCATGAGAGAAGCGCACTTTGACTTTCAAAATCATTTATAAAGCGAAAAATTAAGATGAAGCAACTTACCGACTAATGGTACGATCTTTTGCAAAACCCAACTCGTTGTCCACGCAAAGGTCAAAATCATCGTTCTTCCTTGACCTTGAAGATGTTCTAGGTGCCATTTGTTGGGCGTCAGATATTGTCACGATCCTCTCGAAAAGTTCAAGTGGAGTCCCCTCAGCTGTGCATAAAAGTCTTGCTCTATTTTCATATATTACCTGATAATAAAATCAAAAGAGGAAAATCAGTTTACTTCTTGACATGGAAGTTGAACCTTTTTCAGAACAAATGTGAGAGTTTGCAAAATCGATATCAAATAAAAAGAAACTGATAGTTGCACATTAACTAATTTATCCAGAAACACTACATGTTCTTCAACTATACAAATAAAATAGGTGATCAAACTAatcaagaagaagagaactaACATCAACCAACGTCACAAAACGGTATGCTGCAGTTTTATTATGAAGCCCAAAAATCGGTACGCCATCCAGAGCCACCGTATGAAATTTTTCTGGTTAACAGAAACAAAAGATCAGTCCAAAACCTCACGAAATAAATATTGCGTTCAACTGAAGCGCTCTACGACAAAACTGCAAAATCATGTTAGTAACCATACATAGAAAGAGCAACTAAATGTAAACAAAATAAAGAAAGGCTCGGTGAAGAATTGAAGACAGAAAAATAGCTAGACTATGCTTGTTTGTCCGTTCAAAgctttttctttcaaaaaaaaaaaaagtaacttaTTGGCCCTACTATGTAAAAGGCTAATCCGATCATGGACgttacaaccaaaaaaaaaaaaaaaaaactcaagacCAAAAAAGAAGCTACACATTTCTTACTAAATAGTCCAAAATAGTCTGCTGCACCAAGAGGCCTGTCGCAGAGTTCCTCAAATGAAAATAATGCACATCCGTTAGCACCCAGTGGAACCTAATATTAGTCATTAGAGAAAAGACACAATTTTAAGTCTAGTTAGCCGTAAGACGTTTACATCGTCAAATCAAATGCATAGCTAAGTTTAGGTCAACAAACCTGTAATTTCCTTCCCATGACAACTTCGACCTCTTGTGGTACCGGTTGAGCATCCCCGACTAGCATTTGGAAATGCTTTTTAATGACGCTCGACAGATCTTTTCCGATAAAGTAAAAGCCTGTTTCGGCCTACAATTCAAGTAAATAGGAAATAGTATAATTAAAACATGATCATAGATTAACAAGAACAGCAGAAAAAATAACTTCCAAATGAACTTGAACAAAGCCGAACTTTATACCGAAGTCAACTTCCTGTAGTCCACCGCAGAACCAATTTCACGTACTACACATCTTTCCTGCATCAAGATACTTTCCCAAGTCATTAAGCCAATCAACATGAGTTGGAGACAGTTTCCATTTCAAATATACTCGCAGAAACAGGTTCTTCAAGAAATTTTCCTCCTGAAATTTCCTAGGTAAGCTCTTTAAGAAGATAGCAGAGACAAACAAACAGAAGATATTAGACAAGTACAGCTAGGGGTggcaaaattagcccatgaaaGCATGACTGACCCAACCCACTCAAGTTTGGGCTAGTCATTGACCCTTTTATAAGCTCAGCCCATCAAAAAATTTGGGCTGATATGTAGCACAATTAacccatgagaaatcttgtcacaatattttcaaaaaggcattttttatttgatatgttatatatagccataataaagaaaaaaggagttttattaggtactaaaaaattataaaagaataaacaaatgaaattaaaacttagtaagaattgggcGAGTCGGGTTATAATCCgctttttagcccatttcagaGGTGACTTTTGGACGAGTCAATAACCTCTCCATTTAttaactcagcccattttgacCTGCCCAAATTCAGCTCAACTCGCCTATTGGACACACATAAGTAGAACCACAAacatagaaatcatgaataaagTGCTAAGGACATGAAAGCATTGGGACAAACACCTATTTATTCTACCTGCCACTCTAATAGAAATGCTGCAATTTTCATATTAAGGTTGTCATGTTGAAGTACCTTTAAAGTAGCTATAAAGGGAAGGAAAAGATCCCTCTGCAGTCCACGTTCATAAAGGTTATCGGGAGCACGGTTTGAAGTAGCAACAAGAATCTGCATTTGTATCCATGAAGGATCAATAATAAagatggcctttttttttttttggatcaggAAAGATATTTAAAGAGATAACCTTTGTTAACCTTATGCTTGTAGGGGTTACATCAACAGGAGTCATAGGACTTAATggtctgtttggccaagctttcaaaatctgctcattttaaaaagtgtttttcgTCCGAAGTCCTTTtcgaaaaagtacttttgagagtAGTAGTTCActagtttgtgtttggctaatcaatttgaatAACACTTTTGCCAATATTAAAGCAGTACTTTGTGCTTGGCCAATGTTCCAAAAGTGTTTCTTGTGCTACTgctcaaaagcacttatttttcaCTTAAAAGCTTGGCCGAACACCTAAACTTTCTAAAAAATAAACACTTTTGGAAGAAAATAAGCAATTTTGGCTTcctagaagcttggccaaatagcTCATTAAGGACGGTGTATGGAACGATAAATTACTCACAGCACCATTGCTAAATAATTGTCTGAATAAGCGGTTCAGTATCAGTGCATCGGCCACATCAGTTACCTATATTAACATGAGAAAACTTTCATGGAACCGAAATCTTCTCAAAGAAGCTTAAAAACAcagtgaaaagaaaaaagaaacgtTCCGAGTTCAATACTATATTGACATACCATGAATTCATCAAGACACAACAAAATCGACTCATCAGATATCTCTCCTGCCACAACTTCTAGAGGATCTGCCAAACCCTTGTGCTTCTGCAATTAAACAGATGGCACCCATAACCATTTAAAAGCTTTAAGAAATGACCAGATTTTAAATGAAACGCTAAAAAGTCAAAATGAATGAAGATAGAGAGTATATTaaaattactccctctgtcccaaatttatgtgaaggtgtttgactgggcacaaaatttaagagaaaaaggaagacttttgaaatttgtggtctaaaataagctataaatcatttcattaagggtaaaacaagaagtttaaagttaaattattactaCTAATATATAGAAAGATGCCATTCTTTTTGGgacgaactaaaaaggaaagagtgtcacataaattggacagAGGAAGTAGTTCTTATGCAATTCTCTTAACCTCTTTGACAGCAGAATGATTTGATAGATCTAAAACACTTGCTAAATTAGCAATAATCTCAGTGAAATATTCCAATAAGCAACGCTGCAGTAAAAAAAAGTAATAAACACATTGAAATTAAACAAAGTAAAGATTAGGTTCAAACCTGTAATCGGCTGTGAACATTCAGCATGAAGTCGTGGAAATGGATTCTCTTTTTCCTCCAACTGGCAGGTCTGAAAATGTTCACAGATTGagataaaaaaaattgtctttttGGTTCTCATATAAATGCACATACAAACATCTGATTTGTGGAAAGATGAATCATTTTGTCTAACAATAAGATGAGGTTGGCACTTACAACTGGTCGAAGAACAGGTCCATTAACATAGTTTTGCCTGTCCCTACTCCGCCATAAAGATATAATCCTTTGACAGGGGCAAATGACGACTGTGGTAGGAGACGAGACCATAACCATCGACTCCTGCAAATTTACCAGAGTGATGTGATGCATCAataaaaccattttttttttcgcGCTCCTAGTCAAATGTACATGTTTCCAATTTTAAGATACAGATACACAGTTGAAATGGTGGCAACTCAGTTGGTGTGTACCTTCCAGCCTTATCAGAAGAGGCATATTTGTCTAACCGACACTCTTCAGCTTTTTCGATGAGCTGATCATAAAGTCTTTGGAGCTCTTGCAATGTGCCTACCTACAAAATCATCGTCTGAATCTATTCTCAACAAGCAATAAAGAGAGAAAAATCCACTGATCATCATCATATCAACTTCATTCCGATGTAACTGAAACTGAGTTTTGCAAAGTTTCAAGCCCCATCAATTGTCAGATTTCCAAGTATAGAGAATTCTTTAAAATTTACCACATTTTATGACTTCAATACCTCCAATGGGCTTCGTGATCACTAGACAGAATGCATTAATacagagttgaaggaattaaaaATTTCATAAGTGCACAGAAGGCACAAACAGAACATGCTCATTTTTTTCTGAATCTATTTAACGTAACTAATAGCCTATTTGGTCAAGCTTCTGGGAATCCAAAAGTGCTCATTTTATTCCGAGTGCTTATTTTAGAAAGTTGAGGTGTTAGGCCAAGCTTTTTGGGAAATAATAATTCGCTTTTGAGTAGTAGGAGAAGCTAAAAAAAGCAACTCATCCCTAGAAGCACTTTTAGAACATTTTCCAAGAACAACATACTGCTCTAATATTGGCAAAAGtaattttcaaattgattagccaaacacaaactactactcgaagcacttttttgaaaagaacCTCCGACAAAAAGCAATAttcaaaataagcagattttggaagcttggccaaacaagctataagCATATAAAAATGCCTATCCAAAGCTGATTAACACAGGACTAGTTGTCGCTTACCTGGCAAGCATCTCCATCCAAGAGCTCACCCTCAGCAATTCTTCGTTCATATTCCACTAGAGGCCCACCTCTGGTCTCCTCTATAATCAAATCAATCAGAACAGAAACCAAAATTGTAAGAACTTATGATCGAAATATACACACAGAAAGtacttataaaaataaaaaataaagagaaactCATCATAAGACCACATATGTACCTCCATTATTAACCGTAGCTACATCGGCAAACTTGGCTCTGGACGACATATAATACCGTTGAGTGTATCTGCTAATACCACCATTGTAGGACACTTTGCATAAACAGCCACGACTTAAATCAGTCGAAAAAAATTGTCTTCTTACAAGACTATTAAGCACATTATTTTCCTTTCTATATCGCATAGCGGATTTAATTTGCCTCACAGATTGCAGAACTTTCCTCATGTTGATTCGAAACGCGCAGGAAAAGACTGCCAGTTTTATTCCTCCCTAATTTCTGTAAGAGTAGCCTCAACAAGTTCCTTGAATAAACACCAGTTTCTGAAACAAACAAGTAGCCATAAATAAATAACTAGTGGAATATATACCAACTTCCACAGTACAAGACAAACAATTCTCCTAGCATAAAAGTTTGAACCACTAATAAAAAATCAATCTTTGCATCTGTTACTTTCAAGTTGGAGATTATTTATTAGATGCTTTTTGAAAATTAAACAGTATTAACAATTGACAACTTTAATCTTGAATTCCTAAAGTGACAATTTTTTTGAGCTAAAATGACAGTTAAAatgggacagagagagtaattTTTTCTACCCTTAATGTAAACCTAAAACATAGTTGGAAAAATAAATGAACCAACCAATAATAGCTATCTTAGCTACACAAAGTACAGTAATTAATCAACTTTAACTTTATTCCAAGAATTCACTAAACTCCAACTATTAACACCTCAATTGTCTTAAATTCCAGAGAAGTATTAGTTGACCAAAACATCTACAAAAATGCCAAAAGAATCAATAAAGATCTAGCTAAGACAAACACCTATAACTTTGCATGAACAAATTAAATTCAAGAAAAGATTCAATAATCACATTATAAGCTAATTGAGCTAAAACCAGAACTTCCAAAGAGCTGATTTTCAagaaaattgagataaaaatctGTTCTTGAAACAACTAACAGCAACAAAAATCACAacaccctataaggctaattgaGCCAAAACCAAGAATTTCCAAACAGCTGATTTTCAAGAATTAATGAAATATAAAAATCTAATCTTGAAACAactaaaggcaaaaaaaaaaaaaaaaaaatcataacacCTTATAAGGCTAATTGAGCCAATACCCAGAATTGCCAAAGAGCTGAATTTTCAagagaagtgaataaaaatctgTTCTTGAAACAACTAACAGCAACAGAAACCACAACACCTTATAGGCTAATTGAcacaaaaatgaaataaaaatctgTTCTTGAAACAACTAATAGCATCAAAAATCACAATACCTTATATTGAGCCAAAATCCAGAATTGCCAAAGAGCTGAATTttcaaaacaaacaaacaaacaaaaacaacACTTTATAGGCTAAGTGAcccaaaaatgaaataaaaatctgTTCTTGAAACAACTAATAGCAACAAAAATCACAATACCTTATATTGAG
Coding sequences within it:
- the LOC132602893 gene encoding uncharacterized protein LOC132602893, which translates into the protein MRKVLQSVRQIKSAMRYRKENNVLNSLVRRQFFSTDLSRGCLCKVSYNGGISRYTQRYYMSSRAKFADVATVNNGEETRGGPLVEYERRIAEGELLDGDACQVGTLQELQRLYDQLIEKAEECRLDKYASSDKAGRSRWLWSRLLPQSSFAPVKGLYLYGGVGTGKTMLMDLFFDQLPASWRKKRIHFHDFMLNVHSRLQKHKGLADPLEVVAGEISDESILLCLDEFMVTDVADALILNRLFRQLFSNGAILVATSNRAPDNLYERGLQRDLFLPFIATLKERCVVREIGSAVDYRKLTSAETGFYFIGKDLSSVIKKHFQMLVGDAQPVPQEVEVVMGRKLQVPLGANGCALFSFEELCDRPLGAADYFGLFKKFHTVALDGVPIFGLHNKTAAYRFVTLVDVIYENRARLLCTAEGTPLELFERIVTISDAQQMAPRTSSRSRKNDDFDLCVDNELGFAKDRTISRLTEMNSREYLEQHAEMLAKKQQLLQENRAENAIEA